A single Acidaminococcus sp. DNA region contains:
- a CDS encoding peptidase, which produces MKRSLFHALILTSLLSLSVTSVFAAKAQQPLTLEERGAVGYYQNGSETAAVKAAHNRLYFLYPASTEEKDPDLWNVYFLNPQRGSSYEIAEIGPTTKAVSSVTLKKGQGNVPQSLELNRRTYFGYVPESMPSLTDTALGNEPDEMPQDEEALVGFYRSGGVLCAVREEKGELQLVCPFLMQDRDMTQSNIYVMPKVHYDAYELKEKGPNTDSTSEVRFNRDRSGWGISLNIGNYSLSRIFTRGETGKPRRIKPASPLKQLRETAAKEEPPNLPYEKTADLVDITTVVPGVHLDLRYTTANNLFGEPLVMSKKAYLDRTAAAALGRVQQKLQAYGYGLVIWEGYRSWTDFDAASKALGPAHAGMLPAPAEGYSHNSGRSVDVSLYDRESGENISMISDFDEISPAQYAAFPGGTQLNRWRRDLLRSLMTAEGFTASSDEWWHFDYDKAHSYKVLNDVMP; this is translated from the coding sequence ATGAAGCGTAGTTTATTTCATGCGCTGATACTGACGTCCCTGCTTTCTCTGTCTGTAACCAGCGTTTTTGCGGCGAAAGCACAGCAGCCGCTGACCCTCGAAGAAAGAGGGGCTGTCGGGTATTATCAAAACGGCAGTGAAACGGCGGCTGTAAAGGCAGCACATAATCGTCTCTATTTTTTGTATCCTGCGAGCACTGAAGAAAAAGATCCGGATTTGTGGAATGTATATTTCCTCAATCCGCAGCGCGGTTCATCCTATGAAATTGCAGAAATTGGCCCTACAACAAAGGCTGTCAGCTCGGTGACGCTCAAAAAAGGGCAGGGGAATGTTCCTCAGAGTCTGGAACTGAATCGCCGCACTTATTTTGGCTATGTTCCGGAGTCAATGCCTTCTCTGACGGATACTGCTCTGGGAAATGAGCCGGATGAGATGCCGCAGGATGAAGAGGCACTGGTTGGTTTTTACCGCAGTGGCGGAGTCCTTTGCGCGGTGCGCGAAGAAAAGGGCGAGCTGCAGCTGGTATGCCCCTTTCTCATGCAGGATCGGGATATGACACAGAGCAATATTTATGTCATGCCCAAAGTACACTACGATGCCTATGAGCTCAAGGAAAAGGGTCCGAATACCGACTCTACGTCGGAAGTTCGTTTTAATCGGGACCGCAGCGGCTGGGGTATCAGCCTGAACATCGGAAATTACAGTCTCAGCCGAATCTTTACGAGAGGTGAAACCGGTAAACCCAGACGGATTAAACCGGCCTCACCGCTCAAACAACTGCGGGAAACTGCTGCCAAGGAAGAGCCGCCCAATCTTCCCTATGAAAAAACGGCAGACCTTGTGGATATTACGACGGTGGTGCCCGGAGTGCATCTGGACCTGCGGTACACGACAGCCAATAACTTGTTCGGAGAACCGCTTGTAATGAGTAAGAAAGCTTATCTTGACCGTACGGCCGCGGCAGCGCTGGGACGGGTTCAGCAAAAGTTACAGGCCTATGGGTACGGTCTTGTCATTTGGGAAGGCTATCGCTCCTGGACTGACTTTGATGCAGCTTCCAAAGCACTGGGCCCGGCACATGCGGGCATGCTGCCGGCACCGGCAGAAGGGTATTCCCATAACAGCGGCCGCAGCGTGGATGTAAGCCTCTATGACCGGGAATCGGGAGAAAATATCTCTATGATTTCTGATTTTGATGAAATCTCTCCGGCCCAATATGCCGCTTTCCCCGGTGGAACTCAGCTGAATCGCTGGCGCCGTGATCTTTTGAGGAGTCTTATGACGGCAGAAGGTTTCACTGCATCGAGCGATGAGTGGTGGCAT
- a CDS encoding cell wall metabolism sensor histidine kinase WalK, translating into MYSYMGLIMIIIVGISIGLSYLITDYFFRTKEAELNQKGSEVALIVRYFNTMNTDTLILRQYLTSVDQLIGARIWVFDANNRLLAASESRGDMEADLRSAHEHPQEERTRPSKSVAAIDKQLREGGPLNDRVQEVLSSVYGGKKVNARIFHPYYKEQVLLVGLPMMDNHGSISGALLLAAPIDGLNKVMKDIYIYTIIVGIVAFLASLIIVRGLTRRLVKPLVSMKNAAKAIASGDYSLKVVVKGDDEVADLGRSLNSLSRDLEQFVLKTRKMEKMRRDFVSNVSHELRMPITIIQGYNQAMLDGTVTDPKDIHKYQTLINNETQRLERLINELLEISRLQRKENQELEPVPLGEIAENVVNMIEVQAQKRQIRLETYIDSQVQVLGVGDRLFQLVMILGDNAMKYSPDDSTIIFQVRKNDKKEPVLMVSDHGYGIPEEDIPYIWERFYKVDKSHSRNIPGTGLGLAIAKEIIRIHKAKVQVKSKIGEGTTFIITFPPVPEASQKGSNRRVAEVVENVHPTPEDGIDTKEE; encoded by the coding sequence ATGTATAGTTACATGGGCCTGATTATGATTATTATCGTAGGTATTTCCATCGGACTTTCCTATCTGATTACGGATTACTTTTTCCGTACCAAGGAAGCCGAGCTCAACCAGAAAGGGTCCGAAGTCGCCCTGATTGTCCGTTATTTCAACACGATGAATACGGATACACTGATCCTGCGACAGTATCTGACCAGTGTGGACCAGCTTATCGGCGCCCGTATCTGGGTCTTTGATGCCAATAACAGGCTTTTGGCGGCTTCCGAAAGCCGGGGCGATATGGAAGCGGATCTCCGTTCGGCCCATGAGCATCCGCAGGAAGAAAGGACGAGACCTTCCAAATCAGTGGCTGCCATTGATAAGCAGCTTCGTGAAGGCGGCCCGCTGAATGACCGGGTGCAGGAAGTCCTTTCGAGCGTTTATGGCGGCAAGAAAGTGAACGCCCGCATTTTCCATCCTTACTATAAGGAACAGGTGCTTCTTGTCGGGCTGCCCATGATGGATAATCATGGTTCCATCAGCGGGGCCCTCCTTCTGGCGGCACCGATTGACGGCCTGAATAAGGTCATGAAAGACATCTATATCTATACGATTATTGTCGGAATCGTGGCTTTTCTGGCCAGCCTTATTATCGTAAGAGGACTGACCCGCCGTCTTGTGAAACCGCTGGTTTCCATGAAAAACGCGGCAAAGGCAATTGCTTCCGGCGATTATTCGCTGAAAGTCGTCGTCAAAGGCGATGATGAAGTCGCCGATCTGGGGCGTTCCCTCAATTCCCTGAGCCGTGATCTGGAACAGTTCGTACTGAAGACGCGCAAGATGGAAAAGATGCGCCGCGACTTTGTGTCCAACGTGTCCCATGAGCTGCGCATGCCGATTACGATTATACAGGGCTATAACCAGGCAATGCTTGACGGAACTGTTACGGATCCGAAAGATATTCATAAGTATCAGACACTGATTAATAACGAAACACAGCGTTTGGAACGTCTGATTAACGAACTCCTGGAAATCAGCCGTCTCCAGCGTAAGGAAAACCAGGAACTCGAGCCTGTGCCGCTCGGTGAAATTGCTGAGAATGTAGTGAATATGATCGAAGTGCAGGCCCAGAAGCGTCAGATTCGTCTGGAGACATATATTGATTCTCAGGTGCAGGTACTTGGCGTCGGCGACCGGTTATTCCAGCTGGTCATGATTCTGGGCGACAATGCCATGAAATATTCGCCCGATGATTCCACGATTATTTTCCAGGTACGGAAGAATGACAAAAAGGAACCGGTTCTGATGGTCTCGGACCACGGTTATGGAATTCCGGAAGAGGATATACCTTATATCTGGGAACGTTTCTATAAGGTGGATAAATCTCATTCCAGAAATATCCCGGGAACCGGTCTGGGTCTTGCGATTGCCAAGGAAATTATTCGCATCCATAAAGCCAAAGTACAGGTAAAGAGTAAGATCGGAGAAGGCACGACGTTTATCATTACTTTCCCGCCTGTTCCGGAAGCATCTCAAAAAGGCAGCAACAGACGGGTGGCGGAAGTGGTGGAAAATGTACATCCGACTCCGGAAGATGGTATAGATACGAAGGAGGAATGA
- a CDS encoding response regulator transcription factor translates to MDRQQTILIADDEAQIRDILSLYFKKEGFKVIEAADGAEALFQLQAGKPDIILLDIMMPVLDGFEVCKQVRKISDIPIIMLTAKDFDDDRILGLEMGADDYISKPFNTREVVARVKAVLRRSSQFLQSQNKQVLEYPNLMINLSEYRVVAFGREITFTAKEMELLWCLASNPGIVFSRNQLLEKIWGYTYYGDTRTVDTHIKRVRHKLDIPKDSTWDIVTVWGVGYKFEVKKEK, encoded by the coding sequence ATGGACAGACAGCAAACAATACTGATTGCCGATGATGAAGCTCAGATTCGTGATATTTTAAGCTTATATTTTAAGAAGGAAGGATTCAAAGTTATTGAAGCAGCGGACGGCGCTGAAGCACTGTTCCAACTGCAGGCAGGCAAGCCGGATATTATCCTGCTTGATATTATGATGCCGGTATTGGATGGCTTTGAAGTCTGCAAGCAGGTCCGTAAGATTTCTGATATTCCGATTATCATGCTGACGGCCAAAGATTTTGATGATGACCGTATCCTGGGGCTTGAAATGGGTGCCGATGATTACATTTCGAAACCGTTCAATACCCGTGAGGTTGTGGCCCGCGTCAAGGCTGTCCTGCGCCGCAGCAGTCAGTTCCTGCAGTCCCAGAACAAACAGGTGCTGGAATATCCAAACTTGATGATCAATCTCAGTGAATACCGTGTTGTGGCCTTTGGCCGTGAAATTACCTTCACAGCCAAGGAAATGGAACTGCTTTGGTGCCTTGCTTCAAACCCGGGCATCGTGTTCTCACGGAACCAACTGCTTGAGAAGATTTGGGGTTATACCTACTACGGAGATACGCGGACGGTTGATACCCACATTAAGCGCGTCAGACATAAGCTGGATATCCCGAAGGATTCAACGTGGGATATCGTTACGGTTTGGGGTGTCGGTTACAAGTTTGAGGTTAAAAAAGAAAAGTGA
- a CDS encoding GNAT family N-acetyltransferase, with amino-acid sequence MEFKLYRELPEGARVVRTAVFMKEQGFKNEFDEIDEKALHGLLTENGNPVGTFRIFSGEEPGVFIFGRLAVMKSCRGKKAGSRLMQEAIAAAKKEGAKEIKLHAQVRAQHFYKTLGFTAYGPIEDEEGVPHQWMKKEI; translated from the coding sequence ATGGAATTCAAATTATATCGTGAACTGCCGGAAGGGGCTCGTGTTGTTCGTACAGCTGTATTTATGAAGGAACAAGGCTTTAAAAATGAATTTGATGAGATTGATGAGAAGGCACTTCACGGACTTCTTACCGAAAACGGAAATCCTGTCGGTACATTTCGTATTTTTTCGGGCGAGGAGCCAGGCGTCTTTATTTTTGGGCGCCTTGCGGTCATGAAATCCTGCCGCGGCAAAAAAGCTGGTTCCCGATTGATGCAGGAAGCCATTGCCGCCGCAAAAAAAGAGGGCGCAAAAGAAATTAAACTCCACGCTCAGGTTCGCGCCCAGCATTTCTATAAGACCTTGGGATTTACGGCCTATGGCCCCATCGAAGATGAAGAAGGCGTACCGCATCAGTGGATGAAAAAGGAAATCTGA
- a CDS encoding metal-dependent transcriptional regulator, producing the protein MELHESAQMYLETILVLKNRLGLVRSIDIANEMGFSKPTISVAMKKFRQEGLIEVDESGFISLTEQGRDIAERIYERHQVLTHILVNLGVSQKNAEADACKIEHDISDETFAVLKKEYARLLQKRS; encoded by the coding sequence ATGGAGCTGCATGAATCAGCGCAGATGTATTTAGAAACAATTCTGGTGTTAAAAAATAGACTGGGTCTGGTACGGTCAATCGATATTGCCAATGAGATGGGGTTTTCCAAACCGACAATCAGTGTAGCCATGAAGAAATTTCGTCAGGAAGGGCTCATTGAAGTGGATGAATCCGGTTTCATTTCTTTGACGGAGCAGGGACGTGATATTGCTGAGCGAATTTACGAACGGCATCAGGTTCTGACTCATATTCTGGTCAACTTAGGGGTTTCGCAGAAAAATGCGGAAGCAGATGCCTGTAAAATTGAACACGATATCAGTGATGAGACATTTGCAGTCTTAAAAAAGGAATATGCCAGATTGCTGCAGAAAAGATCTTAA
- a CDS encoding NlpC/P60 family protein: MVRGVIFAAALAIAVLPGQSASAASLHQGESGPEVAAIQEKLLMEGYDIGIPDGVYGARTKDAVKKYQASMGLKSDGVVTEATYAKLMGKKMPSYAGGYGRGGRYSSGAARKLISRAFEYVGVPYVFGGTTPWGFDCSGYTQYVFRQIGVSIPRTADTQYYSYPKVSARNLQPGDLVFFETYEPGPSHVGIYIGDGKMLQAGSSTGVTVSNVFDGYWGARYIGAARVL, from the coding sequence ATGGTGCGTGGGGTAATCTTCGCAGCGGCATTAGCTATTGCGGTATTACCCGGACAAAGTGCGAGTGCAGCTAGTCTTCATCAGGGTGAATCCGGTCCTGAGGTAGCGGCCATCCAGGAAAAGCTTTTGATGGAAGGCTACGATATCGGCATTCCTGATGGTGTGTATGGTGCCCGTACAAAAGATGCTGTTAAAAAGTATCAGGCAAGCATGGGACTTAAATCTGACGGTGTAGTTACTGAAGCTACATATGCCAAGCTGATGGGCAAGAAGATGCCGTCCTATGCAGGTGGTTATGGCCGCGGTGGTCGGTACTCCAGCGGTGCGGCAAGAAAATTGATCAGCCGTGCTTTTGAGTATGTCGGTGTGCCTTATGTATTTGGCGGCACAACGCCATGGGGGTTTGACTGCTCCGGTTATACACAGTATGTGTTCCGCCAGATTGGTGTTTCCATTCCGAGAACAGCGGATACGCAGTATTACAGTTATCCGAAGGTTTCTGCCCGAAACCTTCAGCCCGGAGATTTGGTTTTCTTTGAAACGTATGAACCGGGTCCCTCCCATGTAGGTATCTACATTGGGGATGGCAAGATGCTGCAGGCTGGTTCCAGCACGGGTGTAACCGTTTCCAACGTGTTTGACGGTTATTGGGGTGCCCGTTACATCGGCGCAGCAAGAGTTCTTTGA
- a CDS encoding glycosyltransferase family 2 protein, giving the protein MKKISFVVPMFNEEENIHEFYRRITEVMAPLSYDYELLFIDDGSKDRTAEFIRELSEKDHRVQGYLFSRNFGHQLALTCGLDHASGDAVISMDGDLQHPPELVPELIKKWEEGYEIVQTVREATEDATAFKNITSKLYYKLINAMSEVRITPGGSDFRLMDRKAVDALCSYRERARFIRGMVNNLGFRYTAIPFVAPPRFAGHSKFSLKKMIRFALDGITGFSRVPLRLAFYAGLICGIGSLLFLLHVFYVKYIADDAVPGWSTLAAAQFFLGGVELMGIGIVGEYVGRIFDEVKQRPLYIVREHIVKK; this is encoded by the coding sequence ATGAAAAAAATTTCCTTTGTTGTACCAATGTTCAACGAAGAAGAGAATATCCATGAATTCTACAGGCGCATTACGGAAGTAATGGCGCCTTTGTCTTATGACTATGAACTTCTCTTCATTGATGATGGCTCCAAAGACAGAACGGCTGAGTTTATTCGCGAGTTATCGGAGAAGGACCATCGCGTACAGGGCTATCTCTTTTCCCGAAACTTCGGGCATCAGCTGGCACTGACCTGCGGTCTTGATCATGCTTCGGGAGATGCCGTAATTTCTATGGATGGAGATTTGCAGCACCCGCCTGAACTTGTACCTGAACTGATTAAAAAATGGGAAGAAGGGTACGAGATTGTGCAGACTGTCCGGGAAGCTACGGAAGATGCTACAGCGTTCAAGAATATAACTTCTAAGCTGTATTACAAGTTAATCAACGCTATGTCCGAAGTACGGATTACCCCGGGCGGATCAGATTTTCGTCTGATGGACAGAAAAGCCGTCGACGCACTCTGTTCCTACCGGGAACGGGCTCGGTTTATTCGTGGCATGGTGAATAATCTTGGATTTCGTTACACGGCAATTCCTTTTGTGGCACCGCCGCGTTTTGCCGGTCATTCAAAATTCAGCCTGAAGAAAATGATCCGTTTCGCCCTGGATGGGATTACGGGCTTTTCACGCGTACCGCTGCGCCTTGCTTTTTACGCAGGACTCATCTGTGGCATTGGCAGCTTACTCTTTTTGCTGCATGTTTTTTACGTCAAATATATTGCCGATGATGCGGTTCCCGGCTGGTCCACACTGGCAGCTGCCCAATTCTTCCTCGGCGGCGTGGAGCTTATGGGAATTGGCATTGTTGGGGAGTACGTGGGACGCATTTTTGATGAGGTGAAGCAGAGACCGCTTTATATAGTCCGTGAACATATTGTGAAAAAATAG
- the trxA gene encoding thioredoxin, whose product MELLYVGSKSEFDKIISTTDHLVIVDFWATWCGPCQMVAPVIEQLSLEHPDVQVAKVDVDQLPDVAQQFGIAAIPTVIYFKGGKEVERYTGVQPKAVYENAIASV is encoded by the coding sequence ATGGAATTACTTTATGTAGGAAGTAAATCGGAATTTGATAAAATTATCTCTACGACGGATCATCTTGTGATTGTGGATTTCTGGGCAACCTGGTGCGGACCCTGCCAGATGGTAGCTCCTGTCATCGAACAACTTTCCCTGGAACATCCGGACGTACAGGTAGCTAAGGTAGATGTGGATCAGCTTCCGGACGTGGCTCAGCAATTTGGCATTGCGGCTATTCCGACGGTTATTTATTTTAAAGGCGGAAAAGAAGTAGAACGCTACACAGGCGTGCAGCCGAAGGCTGTGTATGAAAACGCCATTGCTTCAGTATAA
- a CDS encoding HD domain-containing protein, whose product MIKEFQLGNEMEQPCLVRLQKVGTSSNGKPYAKGLLEDNSGCIPFICFEMGPITRLRAMTGPSPYIIGGKVEANKYSNTMMLQVIVQKAVPAGEHDDISNLLPQGNIDREQLETEFKTFIARVQDEGLHTLLQTIYSGALYERFIRNPAGMRLHHAYVGGLLHHTVSMTRLACAMARAIGGVDMDLVIAGALLHDLGKIREISADLGFPYTTEGRLMGHIAMGAMMVSQVSAKIPSLSVEKREHLLHIILSHHGDKEKGSPVFCATKEAFIVHYADELDSIMNQFHEKEGNDPWEYDKMLQRYLYKGEAGKL is encoded by the coding sequence ATGATTAAAGAATTCCAACTGGGTAACGAAATGGAGCAGCCTTGCCTGGTCAGGCTCCAAAAGGTAGGCACTTCTTCAAACGGCAAACCGTATGCAAAAGGGCTGCTGGAAGATAACAGCGGCTGTATTCCTTTTATCTGTTTTGAAATGGGACCTATTACCCGGCTTCGGGCTATGACCGGCCCTTCTCCGTATATCATCGGAGGCAAAGTCGAAGCCAATAAATACTCCAATACGATGATGCTGCAGGTCATTGTACAAAAAGCAGTGCCGGCAGGGGAACATGATGATATTTCCAATCTGCTGCCGCAGGGCAACATTGACCGTGAGCAATTAGAAACGGAATTCAAGACATTTATCGCCCGCGTCCAGGATGAAGGCCTGCATACGCTGCTTCAGACAATTTATTCCGGCGCTCTCTACGAGCGGTTCATCCGGAATCCTGCAGGGATGCGCCTGCATCACGCGTATGTCGGCGGCCTGCTGCACCATACCGTGTCAATGACAAGACTGGCATGTGCCATGGCACGTGCCATTGGCGGCGTCGATATGGACCTTGTCATTGCGGGGGCCTTGCTGCATGACCTCGGTAAAATCAGGGAAATTTCGGCAGACCTGGGATTTCCTTATACGACTGAAGGCAGACTGATGGGACATATCGCTATGGGGGCCATGATGGTGAGTCAGGTCAGTGCGAAGATTCCTTCTCTTTCCGTAGAAAAACGGGAACATCTGCTGCATATCATCTTGTCCCATCATGGGGATAAGGAAAAGGGGTCTCCGGTTTTCTGCGCGACGAAAGAAGCTTTTATCGTGCATTATGCAGACGAACTGGATTCCATTATGAACCAGTTCCATGAAAAAGAGGGTAATGACCCCTGGGAGTACGATAAAATGCTTCAGCGGTATTTGTATAAAGGCGAAGCAGGTAAACTTTGA
- a CDS encoding Nif3-like dinuclear metal center hexameric protein, which produces METKVSDICVFMNELAPLAYAEKWDNPGLLLGHIEAPVHKIMVALDLMPDVAEQAIEAGVDMVITHHPFYFKLPSSLVVTDTKMEMTYELIKHDIAVYAAHTNLDAAKGGVNDVLAGLLNLKDVTEIPRKECPEQGLGRIGMLDEPMPLKEFAKYVKKALGAKHLNFAGGDEPVFKVAVIGGGGADLMEDAMAAGADTLVTGDLKYHVAQRALNLGINIVDGTHQLTESPVIDQLEKVLRGWVTETDRDIEILRAHEELVMQSV; this is translated from the coding sequence ATGGAAACAAAAGTCAGTGATATCTGCGTCTTCATGAATGAACTGGCCCCGCTTGCTTATGCGGAAAAATGGGATAACCCCGGCCTGCTCCTGGGTCATATCGAAGCCCCGGTTCATAAGATTATGGTCGCCCTCGACCTCATGCCGGATGTAGCCGAACAGGCCATCGAAGCCGGTGTGGATATGGTCATCACTCATCATCCGTTTTATTTCAAGCTTCCATCTTCCCTCGTTGTCACGGACACAAAGATGGAGATGACCTATGAACTGATTAAACATGACATCGCTGTTTATGCGGCTCATACTAATCTTGACGCAGCTAAGGGCGGCGTCAATGATGTGCTGGCCGGTCTTCTGAACTTAAAAGATGTAACGGAAATTCCCCGCAAGGAATGCCCGGAACAAGGCCTTGGCCGGATTGGTATGCTCGATGAACCGATGCCGCTCAAGGAATTTGCCAAGTATGTTAAAAAGGCGCTCGGTGCCAAGCATCTGAACTTTGCCGGCGGCGATGAACCGGTTTTCAAAGTTGCTGTCATTGGCGGCGGTGGAGCTGATTTGATGGAAGACGCTATGGCGGCCGGTGCCGATACGCTGGTAACGGGCGATTTGAAGTACCATGTGGCACAGAGAGCCCTGAACCTTGGCATTAATATCGTAGACGGCACGCATCAGCTGACTGAATCTCCGGTCATCGATCAATTGGAGAAAGTACTGAGAGGCTGGGTCACCGAAACCGATCGGGATATTGAAATTCTTCGTGCTCATGAAGAATTAGTTATGCAGTCTGTGTAA
- a CDS encoding class I SAM-dependent methyltransferase produces MNFGARLAAIAALVPPCGTLIDVGTDHAYLPVLVTSEGKVRKAIAGDIVEGPCEAARKTVALYHKSDVIEVRRGSGLTVARPGEVNVIVIAGMGAGTMLQILEASPAVWKDAACTSMVLQPMSDSELLRHWSEEHGWGIVGENLVEENHKIYEILVLQKDSAYRYPGISYFVGDDVVRKHHPLLVPFTKHLLDKYNHVLTSMQHSQAAKKSQHYLECETIKKQLEEILNGNKSQ; encoded by the coding sequence ATGAATTTTGGAGCTCGTCTGGCCGCTATTGCCGCTCTCGTGCCGCCTTGCGGTACGTTAATCGACGTGGGCACGGATCATGCCTATCTTCCCGTACTCGTAACGAGTGAGGGAAAGGTACGAAAGGCAATTGCGGGAGACATTGTCGAAGGACCGTGTGAAGCGGCCCGAAAGACCGTGGCGCTTTATCACAAAAGTGATGTGATTGAGGTGCGCCGGGGAAGCGGTCTCACAGTTGCCCGGCCGGGCGAAGTCAATGTCATCGTTATTGCCGGCATGGGTGCCGGTACAATGCTCCAGATTCTGGAAGCTTCGCCTGCTGTCTGGAAAGACGCAGCCTGCACTTCCATGGTGCTGCAGCCCATGAGCGATAGTGAGCTCCTGCGCCATTGGAGTGAAGAACATGGCTGGGGGATTGTAGGGGAAAATCTTGTAGAGGAAAACCACAAAATCTATGAAATTCTGGTGCTGCAGAAAGATTCAGCGTACCGTTATCCCGGAATTTCCTATTTCGTAGGGGATGATGTGGTAAGAAAGCATCATCCGCTGCTCGTTCCTTTTACTAAACACCTCCTGGATAAATATAATCATGTGCTCACTTCAATGCAGCATAGCCAGGCTGCAAAAAAGAGTCAGCACTACCTGGAATGTGAAACAATTAAAAAACAATTGGAGGAGATACTCAATGGAAACAAAAGTCAGTGA
- the ptsP gene encoding phosphoenolpyruvate--protein phosphotransferase encodes MFVLSGKGVSAGVAAGPVLVKPAARQQMGVTLVRSLNPEAELVRYHKAQQKVLAQLEALQEKTKREIGEDEAAIFEMHAIMVQDPDLNEMIEGFIKEHQLTAEAAVQTAGEQFAGMLESMDDDYMKARGTDVRDIAGQLVEALSARDGDWISKITQPVILCADDLTPSETVQLDKRMLLGFITSGGSANSHTAILARTMGIPAVVNTGETIPEEFNGHIAAIDGVAGRAYLDPEPQILMAIQNKIAAAKAQQSEMAALIGAPTVTKSGRKIDLFANVGQVSDMPLVIQNDAEGVGLFRSEFLYLGRDDYPTEDDLFEAYRTAAQALKGKKLVIRTLDIGADKKASYFDLPEEENPALGMRAIRICLRRPEIFYTQLRAILRASAYGKVAVMFPMITSIEEIQAAKKILKVAMEQLVKEGVPFDEKLETGIMIETPAAAVISDELAEEVDFFSIGTNDLVQYTLAVDRQNAALEEMASAGHPAVLRLIHKTIRAGHDAGIWVGICGEAAADPKLIPTFIDMGVDELSMSPAKILKTRKLILSLP; translated from the coding sequence ATGTTTGTACTTAGCGGCAAAGGAGTTTCTGCAGGAGTTGCTGCAGGCCCTGTTCTGGTCAAACCTGCAGCCCGGCAGCAAATGGGTGTTACGCTCGTCAGGAGTCTGAATCCGGAAGCTGAACTCGTGCGTTACCATAAAGCCCAGCAGAAGGTGTTGGCGCAGCTTGAAGCCCTGCAGGAGAAAACAAAAAGAGAAATTGGGGAAGACGAAGCGGCAATTTTTGAAATGCACGCCATTATGGTGCAGGACCCCGATTTAAATGAAATGATTGAAGGCTTCATCAAGGAGCACCAGCTGACTGCGGAAGCGGCCGTACAGACCGCAGGTGAGCAATTTGCCGGGATGCTGGAATCCATGGATGATGACTATATGAAAGCACGCGGAACGGATGTGCGGGATATCGCCGGTCAGCTCGTCGAAGCGCTCTCTGCGAGAGACGGCGATTGGATCAGCAAGATTACGCAGCCCGTCATTTTGTGTGCCGACGATCTGACTCCGAGTGAGACAGTGCAGCTCGATAAACGGATGCTGCTTGGCTTCATCACAAGCGGCGGCAGCGCCAATTCCCACACGGCAATCCTGGCCCGGACCATGGGGATTCCTGCTGTGGTCAATACGGGAGAAACGATTCCGGAGGAATTTAATGGCCATATTGCCGCTATAGACGGTGTGGCCGGCCGAGCCTATCTGGATCCTGAACCACAGATTCTTATGGCTATCCAGAACAAGATTGCGGCAGCTAAGGCTCAGCAAAGCGAGATGGCTGCCCTTATCGGAGCCCCGACAGTCACAAAGAGCGGACGTAAGATTGACCTGTTTGCCAATGTAGGTCAGGTTTCTGATATGCCCCTTGTGATACAGAATGACGCGGAAGGCGTAGGCCTTTTCCGCAGTGAATTCCTGTATTTGGGACGCGATGATTATCCAACGGAAGATGATCTTTTTGAAGCTTATCGTACGGCTGCCCAGGCACTCAAGGGTAAAAAACTCGTCATCCGTACACTGGATATCGGTGCAGACAAAAAAGCATCTTATTTCGACCTTCCGGAAGAAGAAAATCCGGCTCTCGGCATGCGGGCCATTCGTATTTGTCTGCGCCGTCCGGAAATTTTCTATACCCAGCTCAGAGCTATTTTGCGGGCTTCCGCTTACGGGAAGGTTGCTGTGATGTTCCCGATGATCACATCAATAGAAGAAATTCAGGCTGCCAAAAAGATTCTCAAGGTAGCTATGGAGCAGCTGGTAAAGGAAGGCGTTCCTTTCGATGAAAAGCTGGAAACGGGAATTATGATTGAAACCCCGGCAGCAGCCGTCATCAGTGATGAACTGGCGGAAGAAGTAGATTTCTTTAGTATCGGAACGAATGACCTGGTACAGTATACGCTTGCCGTGGACCGTCAGAATGCGGCTCTTGAAGAAATGGCAAGTGCGGGCCATCCGGCTGTACTGAGGCTGATTCATAAGACAATTCGCGCCGGTCATGACGCCGGTATCTGGGTAGGAATCTGCGGGGAAGCCGCGGCCGATCCGAAATTGATTCCAACCTTTATTGACATGGGAGTGGATGAACTCAGCATGTCTCCGGCCAAAATTCTGAAAACCCGGAAACTCATCCTCTCTCTGCCTTGA